A window of Pseudodesulfovibrio hydrargyri contains these coding sequences:
- the pnp gene encoding polyribonucleotide nucleotidyltransferase yields MTMIPFDATKVTATVGGIDISIETGKFARQASGAVTISSGNTTVLVTAVTQPLEIDRGFFPLTCNYQEMAYAAGRVPGNYFRREGRPSEHETLVSRLIDRPIRPLFAKGFADEVQIIATVLSADKRVNPDVLALTGASAACHISKMPFLGPIVGARVGYVDNEFVLYPSYRGIEERSSLNLVFAATREAMVMVEGGGNFVSEDLVADALAWGHEQVRPLFDIQDELRERVGVPKIEVTAPVRDEEVAEYLGEILTADLEKALTTPEKMVRYAAKDAAKQKAKEAVAEKFPEDEAKLAAVGDIVGDMTKKIVRERIVKEGLRIDGRDTTTVRPLSIEVGLLQQTHGSVLFRRGETCSLAVATLGSTRDEQRYDSLLGDATKRFMLHYNFPPYCVGEARMLRGTSRREVGHGALAERAISPVLPSPDEFPFTIRVVSEIMESNGSSSMASVCGATLSLMDAGVPISEPVAGIAMGLCKEGDDYFVLTDILGDEDALGDMDFKVAGTRDGITAIQMDIKIAGIPQDVLKKALYQAKEARTHILDHMAEVLDKPRAELSDLAPQMAVVYIDPEKIRSVIGPGGKNIKAITAETEADIDIEDSGKISIFAPTLASMEKAKEMVLYYDQKPEPGKNYKGVVRKILEVGALVEILPGLEGMLHVSQLDFERVERVEDVVQLGQEVWVKCISLEPGGRIRLSRKAWLMEEAGQEVNLDDFKRPAPRGGDRGDRGDRGGRNDRGGRRDSRGGRGRDRR; encoded by the coding sequence ATGACGATGATTCCTTTCGATGCCACCAAGGTCACCGCGACCGTCGGCGGCATCGACATCTCCATCGAAACCGGAAAATTCGCTCGCCAGGCCTCCGGCGCGGTGACCATTTCCTCCGGTAACACGACCGTACTGGTCACCGCCGTGACCCAGCCCCTGGAAATCGACCGCGGTTTCTTTCCGCTGACCTGCAACTACCAGGAAATGGCCTATGCCGCGGGCCGCGTGCCGGGCAACTATTTCCGCCGCGAGGGCCGTCCCTCCGAGCACGAGACCCTGGTCTCCCGGCTCATCGACCGCCCCATCCGGCCTCTGTTCGCCAAGGGCTTCGCCGATGAAGTCCAGATCATCGCCACGGTCCTGTCCGCCGACAAGCGCGTCAACCCGGACGTCCTGGCCCTGACCGGCGCTTCCGCCGCCTGCCACATCTCCAAGATGCCCTTCCTCGGCCCCATCGTGGGTGCCCGCGTGGGATACGTGGACAACGAATTCGTCCTCTACCCCTCCTATCGGGGCATTGAGGAGCGCTCCTCCCTGAACCTCGTCTTCGCGGCCACCCGCGAGGCCATGGTCATGGTCGAAGGCGGCGGCAACTTCGTCTCCGAAGACCTGGTGGCCGACGCCCTGGCCTGGGGCCACGAGCAGGTCCGCCCGCTCTTCGACATCCAGGACGAGCTGCGCGAAAGGGTCGGCGTGCCCAAGATCGAGGTCACCGCTCCGGTGCGCGACGAGGAAGTGGCCGAGTACCTCGGCGAGATCCTCACCGCCGACCTGGAAAAGGCCCTGACCACCCCCGAGAAGATGGTCCGCTACGCCGCCAAGGACGCGGCCAAGCAGAAGGCCAAGGAGGCCGTGGCCGAGAAGTTCCCGGAGGACGAGGCCAAGCTGGCCGCCGTGGGCGACATCGTCGGCGACATGACCAAGAAGATCGTGCGCGAGCGCATCGTCAAGGAAGGGCTGCGCATCGACGGCCGCGACACCACCACGGTGCGCCCGCTGTCCATCGAGGTCGGCCTGCTCCAGCAGACCCACGGCTCTGTCCTGTTCCGCCGTGGTGAAACCTGCTCCCTGGCCGTGGCCACCCTGGGCTCCACCCGCGACGAGCAGCGCTACGACTCCCTGCTCGGCGACGCCACCAAGCGGTTCATGCTGCACTACAACTTCCCGCCTTACTGCGTCGGTGAAGCCCGCATGCTGCGCGGCACCTCCCGCCGCGAAGTGGGCCACGGCGCCCTGGCCGAACGGGCCATCTCCCCGGTGCTGCCCAGCCCCGACGAATTCCCGTTCACCATCCGCGTGGTCTCCGAGATCATGGAGTCCAACGGCTCCTCGTCCATGGCCTCCGTGTGCGGCGCCACCCTGTCCCTGATGGACGCGGGCGTGCCCATCTCCGAGCCGGTGGCTGGTATCGCCATGGGGTTGTGCAAGGAAGGCGACGACTACTTCGTGCTGACCGACATCCTTGGCGACGAGGACGCGCTCGGCGACATGGACTTCAAGGTCGCGGGCACCCGTGACGGCATCACCGCCATCCAGATGGACATCAAGATCGCCGGCATCCCGCAGGACGTCCTCAAGAAGGCCCTGTACCAGGCCAAGGAAGCCCGCACCCACATCCTCGACCACATGGCCGAGGTGCTGGACAAGCCGCGCGCCGAACTGTCCGACCTGGCCCCGCAGATGGCCGTGGTCTACATCGACCCCGAGAAGATCCGCTCGGTCATCGGACCCGGCGGCAAGAATATCAAGGCCATCACCGCCGAGACCGAAGCCGACATCGACATCGAGGATTCCGGCAAGATCTCCATCTTCGCCCCGACCCTGGCGTCCATGGAAAAGGCCAAGGAGATGGTCCTCTACTACGACCAGAAGCCCGAGCCCGGCAAGAACTACAAGGGCGTGGTGCGCAAGATCCTCGAGGTCGGCGCGCTGGTCGAGATCCTGCCCGGCCTGGAAGGCATGCTGCACGTGTCCCAGCTCGACTTCGAGCGCGTGGAGCGCGTGGAAGACGTGGTCCAGCTCGGCCAGGAAGTCTGGGTCAAGTGCATCTCGCTTGAGCCCGGCGGACGCATCCGCCTGTCCCGCAAGGCGTGGCTCATGGAAGAGGCCGGCCAGGAAGTCAACCTGGACGACTTCAAGCGCCCCGCTCCGCGCGGCGGCGACCGGGGCGACCGCGGTGACCGAGGCGGCCGTAACGACCGCGGCGGACGGCGCGACAGCCGGGGCGGCCGAGGCCGCGACCGCCGCTAG
- the uxx1 gene encoding UXX-star selenoprotein family 1, whose amino-acid sequence MSEIVIYGKSTCPHTKRALAAHPEARFVDILASEKNLEEMLRLSGGQRRIPVVVEDGKACVGFRRGS is encoded by the coding sequence ATGAGCGAGATCGTGATCTACGGCAAATCCACCTGCCCGCACACCAAGCGGGCCCTGGCCGCGCACCCTGAGGCGCGCTTCGTGGACATCCTGGCATCGGAGAAGAACCTGGAGGAGATGCTCAGGCTGTCCGGCGGACAGCGGCGCATCCCGGTCGTGGTCGAGGACGGAAAGGCGTGCGTCGGCTTCAGGCGGGGCTCCTGA
- the amrB gene encoding AmmeMemoRadiSam system protein B — protein sequence MDRQPIVAGRFYDAQPERLREAVDGFLGRAEGRQEDRTLLAMVPHAGYVFSGGVCGKTLGTANLAPTVLLLGPNHTGRGERFALWPDGAWNIPGAALPIDAGLAEALLDADPAVKEDTSAHMGEHSIEVVLPFLQRLNPETTIVPVCVSSPTLESLERVGRAMGRALKDFGAPVSIVVSSDMSHYITSEAARKMDGMALEPMMTLDPAALYDTVRSRHISMCGVLPMTTGLFAAITLGATRAELVDYATSGEVSGDFEQVVGYAGVLVS from the coding sequence ATGGACAGACAGCCCATAGTTGCCGGACGGTTTTACGATGCGCAGCCCGAGCGGCTGCGCGAAGCGGTGGACGGGTTCCTCGGCCGGGCCGAGGGCAGGCAGGAGGACCGGACCCTGCTGGCCATGGTGCCCCATGCCGGGTATGTCTTTTCCGGTGGGGTCTGCGGGAAGACGCTGGGCACGGCCAACCTTGCGCCCACCGTGCTCCTGCTCGGGCCCAACCATACCGGGCGGGGCGAGCGGTTCGCCCTGTGGCCCGACGGGGCCTGGAACATCCCGGGCGCGGCCCTGCCCATCGACGCCGGACTGGCCGAGGCGCTGCTCGACGCAGACCCGGCCGTCAAGGAGGACACCTCGGCCCACATGGGCGAGCATTCCATCGAGGTGGTCCTGCCGTTCCTGCAGCGGCTCAACCCGGAGACGACCATCGTGCCCGTGTGCGTCTCCTCGCCCACCCTGGAATCCCTGGAGCGGGTGGGCAGGGCCATGGGGCGGGCGCTCAAGGATTTCGGCGCGCCCGTGTCCATCGTGGTCAGCTCGGACATGAGTCACTACATCACCAGCGAGGCCGCCCGCAAGATGGACGGCATGGCGCTCGAACCGATGATGACCCTCGACCCGGCCGCGCTCTATGACACCGTGCGCTCGCGGCACATCTCCATGTGTGGGGTGCTGCCCATGACCACCGGCCTTTTCGCGGCCATTACCCTGGGCGCGACCCGCGCCGAGCTGGTGGACTACGCCACCTCGGGCGAGGTCTCGGGCGACTTCGAGCAGGTGGTGGGCTACGCGGGCGTGCTGGTCAGCTAG